The nucleotide window CTTGAAGCAGCTAAAGTGTCTCGCAGTTTCCTTCTTAATGTCTTCCCTGCTGGTGATCGGGGAATCGAGTTGACGAAGACCACCTCTCTAACCTTCTTAAAGGGAGTCACCTAGAACAAACATCAACAGAAGACGATGTAAAAGAATATTGAGATCTGGATTCAAAGAGTCAAAATATTACTTGAACTTAGGTCATGGTCCCAAAGATACATCTCAATTTAAGATACAGGAGATAGTTTCGTAAGCATCTGTTATTATTAAGTTCCAGAGCCTCGATCAGGATCAGATGAACCAGAAGTCAACCTTGAAAGAACTGGCAGAAGACTGCTTACATGTGCATTCTAAGGGTCAAACGATTGTGTTAATTTGGATGTGCTATTGAAGGTTTTCCTTTATTTATATGCTTGAGACTAAATAGATCAACTAAAGACAAGATTCTATTCATTATGGCTGTAGGGAGGCACCATGTCGGGTGTCATTGACAGACCATCAACGTACGCTAATCTGTTTACGCTAACCCACAATTGTCACGTGCTTTTCTGGAGGATTAATCAGGCTTCAGGCATCAGTGATCTCTAGATAAATATGGCATTAAGGACAGAAGATTTATTTTACCCTTTGATCTCTAAAAGTTTTTTAAAAGATTTATGGTTTTCAAGTGAAAAAGGAACTGATGCAATTAATGTGGATACCTGCTTTGCCACAAACTCGATAACATCAGTGGATGAACGCTTGCTTCCTGACCTCGTAACTACAAATGCCACTGGTATCTCCCCAGCTTCTTCGTTCTTAGCCCTCCAGAAGTCATAGGATAATATTAGGATAAAAGCAGCGAAAGATGCACGCATTAAGAATCTCTGGGTTCTTTGTTGAACTTGTAAAGCTTACGCTGTCACTGCAACATCCACGATGTCAGGATGTGCAATCAACAAGGCTTCCAAATCAGCTGGTGCTATCTGCAAGAGAGATGTCATACAAGAAATTTACAGAGATACTGCAGAAAGTTGCAACAAGCAAACATGATCATGTAATAAGGCTCAAGCAGACTTGTATATggcttcttttcttttaacatttcggtttgatattttaattattaatgaATACTTCTTGAAATCTCCCAAATGTTCCTCTTTTCTCATAGTAAAATAAGGCATATACTGAAGAACAGCACATTACTTATCAGCCCTCTTTTTGCATCATGAGTATGAGAATTGGATATACCTGAAATCCTTTGTATTTGATGGTCTCTTTCAGACGGTCCAATATATACAAGTATCCATCTCCATCAAAGTATGCAATATCCCTTGTTTTTAACCAACCATCCTCGATGATTGCTGATGAAGTTGCATTATCATCATTTAAGTAGCCTGTTAAGTTTTGATATCAATGGTTATACAATTGGAAGTTGATATTTGGAACTGATGGCAAAGAAAATAAAGGGGGCTTATTCTAGCAATCGTCACTACAACTATACATGTTTCCGCTGCAACACTTAAGCAACATACAATCACCTATATAAAGATATATATACGACACAAGTTTGGTAGACAGAAAAACGAAAAAATACTTGAGCCACTTTGATCTGCATTGGTTCGCCTTAATGAAAGTGCACAATGTGTTTCAGAAAGTAATAGGGCTAATTCTTACACACGAATGAGAAGCCAAACATCAGAAATATCAATCTGACCTATCTTCCATGTAGTTTCTTCACGATATTAACTATAGTGAAGATAATTGCACTTATTCAGCATCATATTGTCAAACTAAAAAGGCTGTTTTATAGCCAGGTATACAATCAGTGGTGTACAGAATCACTACAGGCCATGCCAGGAAATAATATACACTATACAGAATTACCTAAATGGTCAGCATCTTTAATCTGCATGATATCCAATAAATTCTCTAGATTGCAACTCAACACTAACTCAAGCATACCTCCACATAATTGTGATGATCATAAATTGGTAAGTTAGTATATTTATGTGAAAATGTTAGTTTCATATGGCAGTTGCCCATCCTTTGCCATGGCAAGAATTCTCAGGGCACGGACCTAAACATACTTGGTGAATGTCCGTAATTTAGTTTCCATTTCTGCTTGGCCCTTGTGGCAGAGGCGTAAGTTTGTAATCCACGGGCTCTCATCCTGAATAGCAGTAAAAATATGCTTCTTCATATGCATAATATTGTATATAGTCTGCCATCTTATACAGTTGCATtcttcataatttcaaatcaacCTGGATCAAGTGATTTTCCATTCATGAACCTGAACCAAGTCAAACTCATTCGAGATTAATTATAACCATTTAATCTTCTGAAGAGAAGCAACTACAGTCTTGTCTGCATTTATAAGATCTATCTTTTCCATTGCCAATTAAATCAATGCAATATTTTAGAAGATCAGGATGAAGATGAAATACACAGGCCTTGGTATGGGATCTAGAAATTAACAAAACAATCAACGAAATAGATGCAAATCAAATGGCCTTAAAGAGCAGGATAACAAAACGCTTCCACAGTAAGATTAGATGCAGCCAAACAAATTTTTCCAAAACATGCCCAAATAAAAGCTTAGAAGCTTAGGCTGCTGTAACTATTTTTAAGTTTACCTTTCATAATGGCTGATCCATGAAGCAACAGCTCTCCACTTGTACCAGGAGGCAAACAAGACCCTGTCTCTAAATCAATAATTTTAGCTTGCATGTTTGGAGCTAGCAATCCCACAGAAATATGCCTTTTACAATTTGTTGTATTGAAACCACGAGTTCCTACTGCAGCAGATTCTGTCGAGCCATACCCCtgcaataaaattatataaaacaatAATACCCATTAAATGAAAGTCAACAAATATGTAAACGCCTTAAAGTTTTAAGTTATGGTGGCAGCCTAGAAGCTGGCTACATGCAGTCACAACCATGCCAGTTGGCACAAATTTAGCACAAAATCTATGCCAACCTGGCACAAGCATTATGCCAGCATAATGCTCTTATTGGTACGACCCAAGCATGAGGATAAGTCAAGTGCTAATGTCATGATGCGCTACTTCTGAATACCAGAAAACATACCAAATCAGAAGTCCAATATAcattatgaatttattaaaatcaCCACTCACGTATCAAAAATAAGAAGGCTCAGCGGATGCTATGTAAGAAACAGAGATCTACTTTGCCCATCATTTTCCCAAAGGCAGGGATATTtagaaaaagataataatacaTCCACTTCCACATTTTATACTTGTTTCATAATGTCAATTACAAATATAATTCTCACACCAAGCATGGATCTGTATACAAatatccaattcaaatttggatgtTAGATTCAATTAAACTAGAATTTAAAATATTAGATTCAGATATTCACATGGATGGTAAACAATAAAGTGGCCATTTGGTCTTCATAAATTTATGTGTTTATGGTTTCATCTCTCTTTGAATAGATACTCATTAAAGATGTTAAGTTCTAGTCATTTAGGATATAGATAAGCATCTTTCAAACTTTTTTCCTTTGGTGCATGATGGACTCCAGATTATACGCACACCATTCACCCTATATGAGTATGCAACTCACCTGTGTCGAAGCCATTCACATCCTGAGTTAGTAATTTACAGGAAGTTGCTACAAGCACATAGATTTCCATAGTAGAATGAATCTACAGTAAAAATATAAACTAATGATTCTGGAGATTATGCTTCATGCAACCTACAGGAATGGAAAGACTTGAGAGGAATTTTCATATTGAAGAAAAAGGACACAAACGGATGTCCATATTGAAGAAGAGTAACACTACCACAACATGCCTTTTTATGCATCAATACAAGTTGCATTTGCATCAATTTTGCATAAAATAGAACAAAGAATTATCTACGAGATGCAACATTAAATGCAAAGAGATGTGACCACATGGGTGCTCAAAACCCAAGACGCAGAGCAAGTAAACAAATTAACTTTGATCTATGATTCATAAAACCAAAGCTCCAAATCTCGTACTTGTCTTAATCAAATATCAAAAACTTGAGGGTGCCATGTAAAATCTAACGATAGGAAGAGCGATCATCAAAGATGATTAAATAACTAGTCTCACCTGAATGAAATCAACATGAGGAAATGCCTTCAAGAAGTCATGAATAGTTTTTGGGGCAATCGGAGCCGCTCCACATGAAACCTGCACGAGGGACTGTAATCGGCAGCCCGTGGCACCCTTGGCCCTTATCAGGGCGGTCATTATCGGTGGGACAGTAGGAAAATGAGTGACCTTAAACGCATCGATAGCTCGAACTGCCTCCTCCACATCGAACTTTCTCATCACCACAATGGTGGATCCCAACGACAGGAGCCCCATGGAGAAGAGGGAAAGACCATACACATGGAACATGGGGATGGCTGTGAGGTAAACATTCCTCCAGCTCTCACTACTATACAGTGAAGCTTCGAGTCGAACAAAAAGCTCCACCGTAGCAATAAGGTTCCTGTGCATAAGAACAACCCCTTTGCTGGCCCCAGTGGTGCCGGAGGAGAAGAGTATCGCGGCGGTGTTGGTCTGACGGATGATAGGCCTCGGGGCGTCATTGGGATCACTCGAAATGAGA belongs to Musa acuminata AAA Group cultivar baxijiao chromosome BXJ1-11, Cavendish_Baxijiao_AAA, whole genome shotgun sequence and includes:
- the LOC103971474 gene encoding 4-coumarate--CoA ligase-like 3; protein product: MHRNLIATVELFVRLEASLYSSESWRNVYLTAIPMFHVYGLSLFSMGLLSLGSTIVVMRKFDVEEAVRAIDAFKVTHFPTVPPIMTALIRAKGATGCRLQSLVQVSCGAAPIAPKTIHDFLKAFPHVDFIQGYGSTESAAVGTRGFNTTNCKRHISVGLLAPNMQAKIIDLETGSCLPPGTSGELLLHGSAIMKGYLNDDNATSSAIIEDGWLKTRDIAYFDGDGYLYILDRLKETIKYKGFQIAPADLEALLIAHPDIVDVAVTAAKNEEAGEIPVAFVVTRSGSKRSSTDVIEFVAKQVTPFKKVREVVFVNSIPRSPAGKTLRRKLRDTLAASRM